Part of the Sphingobium lignivorans genome is shown below.
CCATGCCATCGAGCATGGCCGCCTCGACCTGCGCCTCGATGTCGTTGGTGACGAGATCCCGCGCCGAGAGAATGTAGCTGCCCTGCTTGCCCGCGCCCGTGATGAAATCCGAGGGTGCCGTCGTGCGCACCTCGAAAGGAACGCCGCCCGCAGCGCGTACGGCCTCCTTCACGATCTTCGCGATGCCATCCAGATGCGCATAGCAGACCGCCAGCTCGGAGGAGCTGTTCACCACCGCGATCTTGGGCTTGAGCATGTCCTCCTCGGACAGGCCGAGCGCATACCAATGGGAACGGCGCGAAGGCGAATCGGCGGCAAGACTGCGCAACTGGACCATCAGACAACTCCTCTCCTTGAAGCTGGACGATCATTAGCATGGTAGTTATTACAATTGTAGCGAATAACGCGGGTCTTGTTCCCACCTGATCGGCGGGGCAGACGGACGGAAGAGGAGAGCCTGACATGGACTATCGCTATCTCGGCCGAAGCGCCCTCAAGGTCTCGCCCTTGTGCCTGGGGACGATGATGTTCGGCGGCGCGACCGACGAACCGACATCGAGCAGGATCATCGACAAGGCCCGGGGACAGGGCGTCAACTTCATCGACACGGCCGACGGCTATAATGGCGGCGCCTCGGAAGAAGTCGTAGGCCGGGCGATCCGCAGCCATCGGCATCACTGGGTCCTCGCCACCAAGTTCGGCCATGTCTTCGGCACGGGACCCAACGAGGGCGGGCAATCGCGCAAGTGGATCGTTCAGGATGTCGAGGCAAGCCTGCGGCGCCTCGGCACGGACTATATCGACCTGCTCTACTTCCATAAGGCGGATGTGAACGCGCCGTTCGAGGAAGGGCTGCGCGCGATCGAGGATCTCATCGCGGCGGGCAAGCTGCGTTACTACGGCATCTCCAATTTCAAGGGCTGGCGCATCGCCGAGATCTGCCGCGCGGCGGACGCGCTGAACATGGACCGGCCCGTCGCCAGCCAGCCGCTCTACAACATGGTCGACCGGCTGAGCGAAGTGGAGCAACTCCCCGCAGCCGGCCACTACGGCGTCGGCGTGGTGCCTTACAGCCCGCTCGCGCGGGGCGTGCTGAGCGGCAAATATGCCAAGGACGCGCCGCCGCCCGCCGACTCCCGTGTCGCTCGTGGCGATCCGCGGATCAGGCAGACCGAATGGCGCCCCGAATCTCTCGACATCGCGCAGGCCGTGGCAGAGCGCGCGGCGGCGAAGGGAATCAGCACGATCAGCTTCGCGATCGCCTGGGTCCTGCGCAATCGCTTCGTCAGTTCCGCCATCGTCGGCCCCCGCACCGAAGCCCAGTGGGACAGCTATATCGACGCGCTCGCGGCGCAGATCGACGCGGATGACGAAGCCTTCGTCGATGCGCTCGTGCCGCCGGGCCATGCCTCGACACCGGGCTATACGGACCCTGCCTATCCGATCGAGGGCCGGCAGCTGCGCTGAGGATACGAAGCGCGCGGTCAGCCCCTCGCGCGGCAAGCATGTCCATTTTCATTTCCATCTGCGCAAATTAGCGTCTGCCTCCATCGCGACGCCATGAGGCGCGCGGAGGGAGAGGATGGACATGCTCAAGAGACTTGCGACCGCTGCCGCCCTGTGTGCGCTATCCATGGCAAGTGCGGGCGCTGCCAACGCGCAGACGCTCGAACAGCGCGTGCAGCGCATGGAGGACGAGTCCGCCATCCGCCGCATTCTCGTGCAATATGGCACGTATCTCGATGCCCGGGATTTCGCCGGATATGCAGGGCTCTTCGCGCCGGAGGGCGAGTGGATCGGCGGGCTGGGGCGCGCAAGGGGTCCAAAAGCGATCCAGGCCATGCTGGAGGAAAGACTGGGCAAGGCCGAGCCGGGCTGGATCAACAAGACCAGCTATCATCTCCTGTCCAACGCGCTGATCGAGATCGAAGGCGACAAGGCCCATGTCGTCTCCAAATATCTGTTCCTGACCAAGGCGCAGGATGCCGACCGGCCTGCCCCTCTGCTCGCCGGCCGCTATGAGGACGACCTCGTGCGCCTGAACGGGACGTGGAAGATCATGAAGCGCGTCACGAACGGCATCATTCCCTATCGCGACGGCAATGCGCCGCCCCCGCCTCCGCCGGCCGGCCTTGAAGACAAGGCCAGAACACGATGATCGTCCGCGTCTCGGCACTGGCGATCCTGCTCGCCACGCTCGGCATGCCGGCGGTCGCGCTGGCGGGCGATGCCCCCCGCACGGTGGAGGCGCGGTTGCAGCGGATAGAGGACGAACTCGCGATCCGGCGCGTGCTCGTCGACTATTCCGCAACGCAGGATGCGCGCGACTATGCCGGCTATGCCGCCCTGTTTGCGCGGGAAGGCGAGTGGGTGAACGGCAAGACAGTCCACAAGGGCCGCGAAGCGATCCACAAGATGCTGATCGACCTCTATGGCGCCCCGCCACCCGGCTACGTGAACACCGAAAGCTATCACATCTCCTCCAATCCGCAGATCGACATCGAGGGGGACCGGGCGCGCGCCCGCTCCCGCCACCTGCTCGTCCTGCGCGGGCCGGATGGTGCACCAACGCCAGCACTGGCCGGGATCTATGAAGACGAGTTCATCCGCGAGGACGGGGCATGGAAGATCCTGCGCCGCGTCGACACCCCCGTCATGCCGACGCCCGCCGAATGGATGGAATTCATCCGCAAGCGTCGACCGGCACAATGAGGGCGCTGCGCCTTCTTCTCGCCGCGATGCTGCTGATCGGCAGCGCGCTGCCAGCCGCGGCGCAACGCGACGAGACCGCCGATCGCGCTGCCATCCACGCCCTGCTCGTCGCTTATGGCCGCACGCTCGATGCCCGGGATTTCGAGGGGTTCGGCAAGCTGTTCGGCAAGGCTGGCGTCTATGTCGCCGGGAACGGCCGACAAGCCACCGGGCCCGAAGCCGCCGGGATGATGCGCAAGATCTTTGCCGCCAATGCGATGGGATTTCGGGAGCCGGCCTTTCACCTCTTCTTCAATGAAGTGGTGGTGTTTCAGGGGCCTGACCATGCCCGCGCCACATCCATGTCGCTCTACATGGTGCCCGACGACGCGGGCAGGCCCTCGGCCGCTCTCGCCGCGCGCTACGAAGACGAACTGGCGCGTGAGGACGGGCAATGGGTTTTCGCGCGACGCGTCGTCCAGGGCCTCCAGACCGGCACGGCAGCGCCGAATTAGCCCTACCGGAATTGCTCGCCCAAGCGGCTGCTCCGCGTGCGGGAGGGCCGGCTTCGTCGCATCCAAGACCCGGTTCCCCGTCCCGAAGCAAAAGTTTCTCACTCACTATTGTCAACTAAACTGGTTTTGTTATGTTTGCACCTCCGCATGATCATCGACCGTGCAACAGGAGGAACCATGCCGCACTCCCCACCCGAGGCTGAAGAACGACCCGAGCGGACGGACCAGCTTTCCGCCGGAATAGCGCTTGTCCGCCAGGCGCTCGACCGGCTCAAATTCGGTGCCGTCCATCTGACGGTGCACGAAGGCCGACTGGTCCAGATTGAGGTCACCGAGAAGACCCGGCTGAGCACCTGAGCTTATCGGGCCTGTCCTGGCCCTGCCCGTCCGCATGGGCTCGCCATCATCAAAATCGCTGAAATCATAGATGCCGACCGGACCACCGGAGGTGTCCCTTCATCAGACAAGGGGAACACCAATGGTCCACCGCTTCCTTCTCACCGCCAGTACGCTTGCCACGGCGCTCCTGGCCGGCACCGCTGCCCTGGCGCAGGACTCCACGCCACCTCAGGACGATCCGACGGTACCACAGGCCGAGAGCCGCTCCGGCGAGATCGTCGTCACCGCGCGGCGGCGCAGCGAGAACGTGCAGGATGTTCCCATCGCCATCTCGGTGCTGGCAGGCGAGGCCCTCGATGCCCAGGGGGCCTACAATATCAACCGCCTCACCCAGTTGCAGCCCACCTTGCAGTTCTTCTCCACCAATCCGCGCAACACCTTCATCAACATTCGCGGCATCGGCGCGCCATTCGGCCTCACGAACGACGGTTTCGAGCAGGGCGTCGGCATCTACATCGACCAGGTCTATTACAACCGCATCGCCGCGGCGACGCTGGACTTTGTCGACGTCGAGCAGATCGAGGTGCTGCGCGGCCCGCAAGGCACGCTCTACGGAAAGAACACGACCGCCGGCGCCATCAACATCACAACGCGCCCGCCCAGCTTCGATTTCGAAGGCAAGGCCGAGATCTCCGTAGGCAATCTCGGCTTCAAGCAAGCCAAGGCTTCGGTGTCCGGCCCGTTCAGCGATACGCTGGCGGCGCGCCTCAGCATCTCGAGCACGGATCGCCGGGGCACGATCTACAATGTGACGACCGACACATGGATCAACTCGCAGGATAATATCGGCATCCGGGGCGCGCTGCTGTGGAAACCGGGCGCGGACGTGCGCCTCACCCTGTCGGGCGACTGGAATCTTCAGGATCCGATCTGCTGCGGCCAGATCTATGCCCGTGTCGGCACGACACAGCGCGCGCTCAATCGGCAATATACCGCCCTGACCGCCCTGTTCCCGGGCTATCAGGTGCCGAGCACCAACCCCTTCGACCGCCTGACCGATCTCGACGCCGATCTTTCGGCGCGCAACGAGCATGGCGGCCTGTCGGCCCGGTTGGAATGGGATCTCGGACCCGGCACGCTGACGTCGGTCACCGCCTGGCGCTACTGGGACTGGGGGCCGAAGAATGACCGCGATTTCACGGGTCTCCCCGTCTATACGAAGGTCAACAACCCGACCAAGCAGAACCAGTACACGCAGGAACTGCGTTATGCCTACGCGGCGGACAAGCTGGACTTCGTGGTCGGCGCCTTCGCATTTTATCAGGAAATCCGCACCAGCGGCATCCAGGAGACCGGACCCGCGGCGAGTGCATGGCTGCTCGCACCGAGCAATGCCCTGTCGCGCAATCCGGCAGTGCTCAACGGCATCGTCGCGGAGAATGACATTCGCCTCGACAATCTCAGCCTCGCGACATTCGGCAAGGTCAACTGGAAGGTCACGGACCGCCTGACCATTTCTCCCGGTGTGCGCGTGAATTACGACCGGAAGGATGGCGTCTATGATTCGGTCGTGACCGGTACCGCGTCCGACGGCACGCGCCAGCTCATCACCAACGATACGACGCATCCTTATTACAACGATCCGTGGACGGCGGCGCAGCGCGGAACGCAGGCTTCGCAATTCTTCGAGCCGCGCTTCAGCGACTGGAACCTCTCCTACGACCTCAACCTGTCATATGAGCTGGCGCACGACGTGATGGCCTATGCCACCTATGCGCGATCGTTCAAGACGGGCGGCATCAACCTCAACGGCGTGCCGAGCCGGGGCGATGGCACGCCGGCGCTCGAGGTCGCCCAGATCAAGCCCGAGAAAGTCGATCATTTCGAGGCGGGCATCAAGACGCAGTTCTGGAACCGTCGCGGCACTTTCAACATCACTGGCTTCTGGACGGAGATCAAGGACTTCCAGGCCAGCGTCATCAGCAATGTGAGCGGCAGCAATGTGCTGCGCGGCTATCTTGCCAATGCCGAGAAGGTCCGCGTGCGCGGCATCGAGGCGGACTTCTCGGTCCGCCCGTCCGATCGCCTCAACGCCTATCTGAGCGGGGCCTTCACCGATCACGAGTTCAGGAAGTTCGTCGATGCGCCCTGCCCGCCCGAGCTGGCGGGCGGCGCGACCGGTACGCCGCCCGGACCGCCCGCAACCCCGGGCGCCAACAGCCCCGCCAATTGCGATGTCTCTGGGCAGTGGCTGCCCGGCATCTCCAAATGGGCATTCTCCTGGGGCGCCGAATACAACATCCCCGCCACTGTCCTCGGCCGCCAAGGCCAGGCCTATCTTGGCTATGACGCGAGCTATCGCTCCAAATTCTCGTCCAACGCCTCCCGGTCGATCTACACGGATATCGACGGCTATTCGGTGCACAATTTCCGCCTCGGATTCCGCACGGACGGCTTCGATCTCTTCGGCTGGGTGCGCAATGCATTCGACGAGGACTACTTTGAATCGCTGGCGGTCACGCCCGGCAACACCGGCCTGATCTCCGCGCAGCTTGCCGACCCGCGCACCTGGGGCGGCACGATACGCTTCTCGTTCTGACCAGATGAGCTCCGGATCATGCGGCAGCGACGCAGGTCGAAAGGTTGCGCATGCCGCGGAGTCATATTGAAAATCGGAGCCGCGCCGGGACTGGGCCGGCGCGGCTCCGTGCGACCCGTCAGCGCTGGACTCTCATGTGCGTCTTGACGAGAAACCGATCGACGACCGGCACCGAGCCAAGGATCGCGGACGGCCCCACCCCCTGGGCCGCCACCCGACCGCCATCCCCCCGGCAGCCAGACTTCGCGTTTGGCTCGACAGCCTCATTCCGCAGCATCATTTTCGCCTTTCCGGCAGGTTCCGCGCCCCCTCGCTTCACCTGGGAATATAAGGCAGGCCTTTTGTTGACAAAGCAACTCATTAATGACTTATTAATCCCATAAGCCATTCCTTATCAGGGAGGGTTGGTAAGCGGCAATGCGACGACAGGCTGGGGACTTCACCCTGCGTCAGCTCGACATCTTCGTGTCCGTCGCACGATCGGGCAGCTTTGCGCTCGCCGCCGACCAGCTCGGCATTTCCCAACCCGCCGTCAGCGATCATATGAGCACGCTCGAAAGGCATCTGGGCTACAAGCTGTTCGACCGGCGGCGCGGGACCACGCCGGTCCTGACCCGCGAGGGCTTCGAGATGCTGCAGCGGGCCGAAACATTGCTCTCCGCCAGCCAGCCCCTGCGCGGCAAGGCCGCGCCCCGCGACGCCGAGGAAAAGACGACGATCCGCCTCTCCCTCGGCGATCGCTCCCGTGATCTCTTTCTCCGGTCCCTGATGGCCCGCATTTATACGGAGCTCCCGAACATCGAGGTCCAGATCGTCCCCGCCGTGGCGCCGGGGCAGATCGCCGCGGCGCTGGAGAAACGGGACATCGACCTGCTTCTGTACACGATCGGCCGCCCGCCGCTGCGCCTGCCAAACATCCATGTGCTGGGCGACGTGCCCATCCTGCTGGTCGGCGCGCCCGAGACGCTCCATCTGCTGGAGACGGGGAGGCTGGCCGTGGAGGATCTTCAGTTCATCCTCCCCGATTTCGGCGGCGCGGCCGAACACTGGCTGGAGCGGCAACTCAATGCCGCCGGCATCCGCCCCCGCCGCGCGGTGCGCTATCTGGATTTTCCGGACGTCATCCAGACCATCGTCGAGGAGGGCCTGGGCGTCTCGATCCTCACGGAAGAACAGGTCGCGCCCGCCCTCGCGGAAGGTCGGCTTGTGCGCTTTGGCCCCGAGCTGGAGCCGATGCGGCGGATCATTGCACGGTCGCCGCGTGCGCCACGCGCGGTCGATGCGCTGGAACAGCTTCTGATTACCGAGATCAGTCGCCAGCTGCGCCACCGCTGACATGCGCCGGACGCGCAGCCGGCTCGGGATCGGCAGATGTTTCCATCCGCCGGAAAAATACTCTAGGCAGAGCATCCATGACAATCGGGCGCTGGCAGTTCTGGGTGGATCGCGGGGGCACTTTCACCGATGTGATCGCGCGCGCGCCGGATGGGCGCATCGTCACGGCCAAGCTGCTTTCCGAAAATCCGGAACACTATCGCGATGCTGCCGTCGCTGCGATGCGGCGGATCATGGGCGTGGCGCACGGACCGCTGCCGGCGGCCGACATCCGCGTGGGCACCACCGTCGCCACCAACGCGCTGCTGGAGCGTAAGGGCGAACCGACCGCGCTGGTCATCACGCGCGGTTTCGGCGATGCGCTCCGCATCGGCTACCAGGAGCGGCCCGAACTGTTCGCGCGGCATATCGTGCGGCCGGAGCCGGTCCATGCCGCCGTCATCGAAGTGACCGAGCGGGTGAGCGCGGCCGGCGAGGTGCTTCTCCCGCTCGACGAGGCAAAGGCGCGCGCGGACCTGCAGCGCGCTTATGACACGGGCCTGCGCGCCGTCGCCATCGTGCTGATGCACGGCTATCGCTACACGGCGCATGAAGCGAGGCTGGCGCGCATCGCGCGCGACATCGGCTTCACGCAGGTTTCGGTGAGCCATGACGTCGCGCCTCTCATCCGGCTGGTCGGGCGAGGCGACACGACACTGGTGGATGCCTATCTCTCCC
Proteins encoded:
- a CDS encoding aldo/keto reductase, producing the protein MDYRYLGRSALKVSPLCLGTMMFGGATDEPTSSRIIDKARGQGVNFIDTADGYNGGASEEVVGRAIRSHRHHWVLATKFGHVFGTGPNEGGQSRKWIVQDVEASLRRLGTDYIDLLYFHKADVNAPFEEGLRAIEDLIAAGKLRYYGISNFKGWRIAEICRAADALNMDRPVASQPLYNMVDRLSEVEQLPAAGHYGVGVVPYSPLARGVLSGKYAKDAPPPADSRVARGDPRIRQTEWRPESLDIAQAVAERAAAKGISTISFAIAWVLRNRFVSSAIVGPRTEAQWDSYIDALAAQIDADDEAFVDALVPPGHASTPGYTDPAYPIEGRQLR
- a CDS encoding nuclear transport factor 2 family protein, with protein sequence MLKRLATAAALCALSMASAGAANAQTLEQRVQRMEDESAIRRILVQYGTYLDARDFAGYAGLFAPEGEWIGGLGRARGPKAIQAMLEERLGKAEPGWINKTSYHLLSNALIEIEGDKAHVVSKYLFLTKAQDADRPAPLLAGRYEDDLVRLNGTWKIMKRVTNGIIPYRDGNAPPPPPPAGLEDKARTR
- a CDS encoding nuclear transport factor 2 family protein, yielding MIVRVSALAILLATLGMPAVALAGDAPRTVEARLQRIEDELAIRRVLVDYSATQDARDYAGYAALFAREGEWVNGKTVHKGREAIHKMLIDLYGAPPPGYVNTESYHISSNPQIDIEGDRARARSRHLLVLRGPDGAPTPALAGIYEDEFIREDGAWKILRRVDTPVMPTPAEWMEFIRKRRPAQ
- a CDS encoding nuclear transport factor 2 family protein, with amino-acid sequence MRALRLLLAAMLLIGSALPAAAQRDETADRAAIHALLVAYGRTLDARDFEGFGKLFGKAGVYVAGNGRQATGPEAAGMMRKIFAANAMGFREPAFHLFFNEVVVFQGPDHARATSMSLYMVPDDAGRPSAALAARYEDELAREDGQWVFARRVVQGLQTGTAAPN
- a CDS encoding YezD family protein translates to MPHSPPEAEERPERTDQLSAGIALVRQALDRLKFGAVHLTVHEGRLVQIEVTEKTRLST
- a CDS encoding TonB-dependent receptor; the protein is MVHRFLLTASTLATALLAGTAALAQDSTPPQDDPTVPQAESRSGEIVVTARRRSENVQDVPIAISVLAGEALDAQGAYNINRLTQLQPTLQFFSTNPRNTFINIRGIGAPFGLTNDGFEQGVGIYIDQVYYNRIAAATLDFVDVEQIEVLRGPQGTLYGKNTTAGAINITTRPPSFDFEGKAEISVGNLGFKQAKASVSGPFSDTLAARLSISSTDRRGTIYNVTTDTWINSQDNIGIRGALLWKPGADVRLTLSGDWNLQDPICCGQIYARVGTTQRALNRQYTALTALFPGYQVPSTNPFDRLTDLDADLSARNEHGGLSARLEWDLGPGTLTSVTAWRYWDWGPKNDRDFTGLPVYTKVNNPTKQNQYTQELRYAYAADKLDFVVGAFAFYQEIRTSGIQETGPAASAWLLAPSNALSRNPAVLNGIVAENDIRLDNLSLATFGKVNWKVTDRLTISPGVRVNYDRKDGVYDSVVTGTASDGTRQLITNDTTHPYYNDPWTAAQRGTQASQFFEPRFSDWNLSYDLNLSYELAHDVMAYATYARSFKTGGINLNGVPSRGDGTPALEVAQIKPEKVDHFEAGIKTQFWNRRGTFNITGFWTEIKDFQASVISNVSGSNVLRGYLANAEKVRVRGIEADFSVRPSDRLNAYLSGAFTDHEFRKFVDAPCPPELAGGATGTPPGPPATPGANSPANCDVSGQWLPGISKWAFSWGAEYNIPATVLGRQGQAYLGYDASYRSKFSSNASRSIYTDIDGYSVHNFRLGFRTDGFDLFGWVRNAFDEDYFESLAVTPGNTGLISAQLADPRTWGGTIRFSF
- a CDS encoding LysR family transcriptional regulator, yielding MRRQAGDFTLRQLDIFVSVARSGSFALAADQLGISQPAVSDHMSTLERHLGYKLFDRRRGTTPVLTREGFEMLQRAETLLSASQPLRGKAAPRDAEEKTTIRLSLGDRSRDLFLRSLMARIYTELPNIEVQIVPAVAPGQIAAALEKRDIDLLLYTIGRPPLRLPNIHVLGDVPILLVGAPETLHLLETGRLAVEDLQFILPDFGGAAEHWLERQLNAAGIRPRRAVRYLDFPDVIQTIVEEGLGVSILTEEQVAPALAEGRLVRFGPELEPMRRIIARSPRAPRAVDALEQLLITEISRQLRHR